A region from the Cryptococcus decagattii chromosome 5, complete sequence genome encodes:
- a CDS encoding pre-rRNA-processing protein ESF2 → MSSKTPNKRLRDIESEVDETGSQIEEQINATASTSTSKPALSSHETEGSFVIKTKKKKKTPTPGIVFISRVPPGMTPQKIRHLMGRWGDIGKVYAQRRDVPGGYNQNSTNQKKQKHASANFTEAWVEFLDKSVAKTVASMLNAQVIGGKKGDRWRDDVWTMKYLSGFKWEMLGEQIAYERQAHQARLRNEITRAKTEQNEYLKNVELARTLEKRKAKKAAAAESSESAANQDAHSRSYKQRKVVEKSKTLEGQGMDGVLNNIFG, encoded by the exons ATGTCTTCCAAAACTCCAAACAAACGCTTACGCGACATTGAGTCAGAAGTAGACGAGACAGGCTCTCAAATTGAGGAACAAATCAATGCGACAGCCTCCACTTCGACTTCGAAGCCTGCTTTATCTTCCCACGAGACTGAAGGCTCGTTTGTTATCAAAACtaagaaaaagaagaaaaccCCAACCCCTGGTATTGTGTTCATCTCGAGAGTGCCCCCTGGTATGACTCCGCAAAAGATAAGGCATTTAATGGGTCGTTGGGGAGACATCGGGAAAGTGTATGCGCAACGGCGAGATG TTCCTGGTGGTTATAACCAGAATTCCACGAATCaaaagaagcaaaagcATGCCAGTGCCAACTTTACTGAGGCCTGGGTAGAGTTTTTGGACAAGTCCGTGGCCAAGACAGTCGCTTCGATGTTGAATGCGCAAGTAATTGGTGGCAAGAAAGGCGATAG ATGGAGAGATGATGTCTGGACAATGAAGTACTTGAGCGGATTCAAATGGGAGATGCTCGGTGAACAAATCG CATATGAAAGACAAGCTCACCAAGCTCGTCTTCGAAATGAGATTACTCGAGCGAAGACCGAGCAGAACGAATATCTTAAGAACGTCGAGTTGGCCCGTACTCTCGAGAAGCGTAAAGCCAAGAAGGCTGCTGCCGCTGAATCTTCGGAGAGTGCAGCAAACCAAGATGCTCACTCTAGGAGTTATAAACAGAGAAAGGTTGTGGAGAAATCCAAAACTCTGGAGGGCCAGGGAATGGACGGAGTGTTGAACAACATTTTTGGATAA